CGCTTGCTGATGGTGACCGCATATCTCTTTTCCCGCCGGTTGGTGGAGGTTGATATTATGCTGACCAGGATAGGAACGGGGCAACATTCGTAGACGCCCTTTTAATTTTTACCGGCATTTATTTAGACTAATTTTCTTAGTAATTGACTTGTCAAATAATTGGACAACATTTGGGAAGGTGATAAGAATGCGGGATACCTATCAGCGGGATATTAACTATCTAAGGGTTTCTGTTACTGATCGCTGCAATCTGCGCTGTGTTTACTGTATGCCGGCTGAAGGCGTTAAGGCTCTTCCCCACGACGAGATTTTACGTCTGGAGGAAATAGAAACCATCGTTAGAGCTGCCAGTCTTATAGGTGTCAAAAAGATACGCCTGACCGGTGGTGAGCCGCTGGTGCGTTTAGGGCTGGAAAGCCTGATCCAGCGTATTTCGAACATCCCGGGCATAGACGACCTTACCCTGACCACCAACGCCCTGCTTCTACCAGGCCATGCGTCTTCTTTAAAGGAAGCAGGTGTTAAAAGGGTGAACATAAGTCTGGATACCCTGCGGACGGAACGCTACCGTGAAATAACCAGAGGCGGCGATCTTGCTACAGCGTGGGAAGGCATCAATGCTGCATTGGACGCCGGAATGCACCCGGTCAAGATCAATACGGTGGTGATGCGCGGCTTCAACGACGACGAAGTGGTGGCAATGGCCCGGCTCACTTTAAACAGGCCGATCCATGTGCGTTTTATCGAGGTGATGCCGATCGGCTCTTCAAATTCCTGGACCAACGGGCGCTTTGTGCCGACTGAGGAAATTATAGCGCAGATAAGCTCCAAACTAGGCCCGCTCCTTCCGGCCAAGATGTCTTCCGGCAGCGGTCCCGCCAAGTATTATCAACTGAAAGGCGCGGAAGGCACGATTGGCTTTATTGCCTCAATGAGCGAACATTTCTGCCAGAGCTGCAACCGGCTGCGTCTTACAGCGAACGGCGCTTTGCGGCCGTGTCTTTACGACAGCCGCGAGGTAGACCTTAAGACACCCCTGCGTGCTGGAGCCGATCTCAAAGAACTCGCGGATTTATTTATGGATGCGGTAGCTCTCAAACCGGATCGCCACCATATGCTGGAGGGCTGGCGTGACAAAAGCAGGGTTATGTCCCAAATCGGCGGCTGATCACATCACAACACCGTTTACGGAAAGGGAGTACTATGAATGGGTATAATAAAAGCGGTATGCGCCAGTGCCGAAAAAGGAATGCGTAAAAAGGATGTTGGGGAAGGATTGCTGGTGCAGGAGCATGGCCTGCAGGACGATGCCCACGCCGGTCCCTGGCGCCGCCAGGTCAGCCTGTTGGCCATGGAAAGCATTGACAAAATGAAAGCGCTGGGTCTTGATGTGGGACCCGGTGATTTTGCCGAAAATTTGACCACCGAAGGAATTGACCTGGTCCACCTGCCTATCGGTACCCGGTTGAGAATCGGAGCTGAGGCAATAGGGGAGGTCACACAGATCGGTAAGGAATGCCACAACAGGTGCGCTATTTATTACCAGGCGGGTGATTGTGTGATGCCGAAAGAAGGCATTTTCATCCGGGTTCTGAACGGTGGTACAGTCAAAAACGGCGACACCATAGAAGTGATTTCTTAACTCTGTTTTACAGCAGCTTATACGTTCCGATGCGGGTGCGAATTCATTCGCACATGACCCACAAGGAATGCAGTAGAAATCCCCAAATCTGCTTCGCTGCACAAGTATGATTTCAATCGCGCTCCCATTATGAACCAGCTCAGGTATACAATGCGGGCGCATCGCAATAACACTTCGCTTTTTAAGGCCGGGAGGTCAAGATGGAAAGGACGGTACCCGTGATCGGTCTGGCCGGTTACTCCGGCTCCGGCAAAACAACATTTCTTGAGAAGCTGATAGCTGCATTGAAGGGCCGGGGCTACCGGGTGGGCGTGATCAAACATACGAGCCACCCGGTTGAATTTGACCGGCCCGGCAAGGACACCTGGCGGCACGCCCGGGCCGGCGCCGATGTGGTAGCCCTTGCTTCCCCGGACAACGTGGCTGTGGTCAGGAAGTTTCAAGCCGCTCCCGGTCCGGAAGATGTCCTTCCGTTGGTGGATGGAGTGGACCTGATCATCATCGAGGGTTTTAAAAAGGGCAGCTGGCCCAAAATAGAAATTATACGCGATGGAGTACCGGAGCGCCCGGTTATACCGGCGGAGGAACTGCTGGCTGTGGTAGGCGGGCCTGCTCCGGTAGAGGGCGTTCCTTTTTATGGGTTGGAAGACGCGGCGGCGGTGGCGGACCTGATCGAAAGGCAATATCTCAAGAAAAGCTGTCATGTATAGACCTTTAGACTTCATGATGATCAAAGGAGCGTAACAAGGTGCAAACAAGAAGTCTCACAGCGGAGCAGCATGAGCTGTACAAAAGGAATATATTACTGACCGGCGTTGGCGTGGCAGGGCAGGAAAAACTGCTGAACTCCGGCGTGCTGTTGGTAGGAGCCGGCGGTCTGGGTTCGCCGGTTGCTTTTTACCTTGCGGCCGCAGGAGTAGGACGGATGGGATTGATTGATGCGGATACCGTGGGGCTTTCCAACCTGCAGCGGCAAATTTTACATGCCGTACCAGACCTGGGCCGTCCTAAGGTTGTTTCGGCAGGTGAGAAGCTGCACGCGCTCAACCCCGATTTGATTTTGGACCTTCACCAGGAACTCTTTGACGTTAGGACCGCTGCCGATTTGGTTCCGAACTACGATATTGTCATTGACTGTACCGATAATTTCCACGCGAGGTATGTCATCAATGAAGCCTGTCTCAAGGCGAACAAGCCTTTTGTTTATGGCGGGGTGCTGGCCTGGGCCGGCCAGATGTTTACGGTTTTACCCGGCCGGGGGCCCTGCTTCAGGTGCATCTTCCGCGACGACCCGCCTGCCGACGCTCCCTCCACTTCGGAGTTGGGCATTCTCGGTGCGGTCCCAGGGGTAATCGGGGTATTGCAGGCTTCCGAAGCCATTCGCTACATCCTCGGGATTGGGGAACTGCTGGTGGGAAGGATGCTGATCTATGACGCGCTTTCAGCTTCGTTCTGTGAAGTTGCTCTGGAACGGGACAGTGAATGCCCGTCCTGCGGCAGCATGAACTGTGATTAATTTTTATTTAGAATCGAAAAAGAAAGGGTGGGCAAAATGTCAGAAATAGCGTCTGAAGTTTTGGAAGCAGTGCAAAGAGCGGCCAAGGATGGCCGGATGAGCTGTACGGAAGCCAGAAAATTGGCGGAAGAGCTTAAAGTTCCGGTGGGGTCCGTGGGTGAGGCAGCCGACGAGCTTAAAGTAAAAATAACGTCCTGTGAGCTTGGTTGTTTCTAATTACGCTGGTTTTTCATTGTAAACAAAAAAGTTAGCAAACATGCAATTGCAATTAAAAGAGTATGTTGGATGTTGGTCGTAGGGCGTAAGACGTAAAGAATATTTATTTAGAGTTTTAGGTGATTGGTATCTTAAGAGACCCAAAAGGAAGGCAGTATATACCTGCGCCCTGCGCCCTACGCCTTGCGACTTTTCACTTTTTCGAGGTGTTACATGGCCGAACTATTTAATGCTTTAACGGTGCACAAGGCACGGGCGGCCTTAGCCCTGCACCTGCCGCCGGCCAAGCCGGGTGTTAAACTGGCTCTGCTGGAAAGTCTGGATCGCCGGCTTGCTCAGGAAGTACGGGCGTCGGAAGATGTACCCGGCTTTGACCGTTCAACGGTAGACGGCTATGCCGTGCGGGCAAGGGATACTTACGGGGCCACCGAGGGTATGCCTTCATATGTCGATATCGCCGGTGAGGTGACGATGGGCCGCGAGCCGAAGGGTGGGGTCAGGACCGGTCAAGCCTGGCGGATAGCCACCGGCGGCATGCTGCCGGCGGGGGCCGATGCCGTAGTCATGGTTGAATATACTGAAGAACTTGACGCGCGCACCATCGGCGTCACCAGGCCGGTGGCCCCCGGTGAAAATGTGGTGCGGCGGGGTGAGGATATCGGCGCGGGAGAGATCGCGTTACCGGCCGGTCACCGGATCAGGCCCCAGGACCTCGGCATGCTGGCGGCAGTCGGTATCACCCAGGTTGAGGTGGTCCCGCCCCTAAAGGTCGGCATCATATCGACGGGGGATGAGCTGGTTGGTCCGGCAGACACTCCCGGACCCGGCCAGGTCAGGGATATTAATTCTTATGCCCTTTACGGCGCGGTACATAATTGCGGGGGGGAACCCCGGCTTTACGGGATGGTCAGGGACATATATGAAGAGCTAAAGATAACTCTTGAGCAGGCCTTGCAGGAAAACGACCTGGTGCTCCTGTCGGGGGGAAGTTCAGTGGGCGCCCGGGACGTGGCGGCCAGAGTAATCGACGCGATGGGAGAACCCGGGGTGCTGTTCCACGGTATTTCGGTTAAACCGGGCAAGCCTACCGTTGGGGCGGTTGTGAACGGCAAGCCGGTCTTCGGCCTGCCGGGTCACCCGGCTTCCGCCATGGTTATTTTTGAATTGATGGTGGCGCCTTTGTTGCGTACAGGAGGCTATCATTTTGATGGAGAGGACCACCCGCTGGATTTCCCCCTGCGGGCTGTTATTACCCGCAATCTTCACTCGGCTGCCGGCCGCGAGGATTACATCAGGGTCAAGTTGTCCAGCCGTGATGGACAGTTTTATGCCGACCCGATTCTGGGTAAGTCCGGCCTGATCGGGACTATGGTCAAGGCCGATGGTCTGGCCCGCATCCCGTTCGGTAAAGAAGGTGTTGAGGCCGGAGAACTGGTCGAAGTGAAATTATTTTAAAAGATAATAGGGGTTGAATCAGTATGAAGCGCAAGGTGTATCTGGACGACTTGCCCTGGGAAGAAGCCCTGGAAAACTATTTGACTTATCTTGAGAGGATCGGAGCGCTGCATCCCGGCCGGCCGGAGTCCATCGATGTGGAAGAAGCCCTTGGGCGGGTCACCGCCGCTCCTGTCTATGCCCGTATTTCTTCACCCCATTACCATGCCTCGGCCGTGGACGGCATGGCTGTTCAGTCGGCTGACACCTACGGGGCCTCCGAAACCACTCCGAAGCATTTGAAAGTCGGGGCAGAGGCCGTTCTTGTTGATACCGGAGATCCCCTCCCGGCAGGTTGCGACGCGGTAATAATGATCGAAGACGTGCATTACGTGCAGCCCGACGTGATAGAAATCATCCAGGCCGCCCATCCCTGGCAGCATGTCCGTATGGTGGGGGAGGACGTTGTGGCCACAGAAATGATCCTGCCCGCCAACCAACTGATCAGGCCTGTAGATATCGGCGCGGCCCTGGCGGGCGGCATCCTCAAGATATACGTCCACCCGAAGCCGAAAGTTGCCATATTACCTACCGGCACGGAATTGGTACAGCCCGGTACGGAGTTGAAGCCGGGAGATATCATCGAATATAATTCCCGCCTGCTGGGCGCTATGGTGAAACAGTGGGGGGCTGTCCCCATGCGCCGGGAGATTACCGTTGATAATTTTAAAAGTCTGCAGGAAGTAGTTGCCTCTGCTGTCGACGGGGCCGATATTGTTTTGATCAATGCCGGGTCATCAGCCGGAAGCGAGGATTTTACCGCCGATGTGATCAGCTCCCTGGGCAAGGTCCTGGTGCATGGGGTTGCCACCAGGCCGGGCAAGCCCGTGATCCTGGGCGAGGCGCATGGAACACCGGTAGTCGGTGTGCCGGGTTATCCGGTTTCGGCTTACCTGGGTCTCGACCTTTTCGTTAAGCCGCTAATTTGCAGGAAACTGGGCGTCGTGCCGGCCCAGCGCAGTACAATCGAAGCCATCATCTCCAAGAAAATGGTATCCCCCCTGGGGGTTGAGGAATTTGTCAGGGTCAAACTGGGTCAGGTTGGCGAGCGAGTCATCGCTACCCCCATCTCGCGTGGCGCAGGTGTGTTGATGTCCCTGGTGCGGGCCGACGGGATGATCCGGTTGCCCCGCTTGTCGGAAGGCTATAAAGCCGGTGAAAAGGTCCCCGTGGAATTATTCCGGACACCGGAGGAAATCAGGGAAACCAGCGTGATCATCGGCAGCCACGACATAGCTCTGGATGTACTGGCCAACTACCTGCGGCAAAAGTATCCTGCCGCCACCCTTTCATCCGCCCACGTGGGCAGCCTGGGCGGACTGACTGCCTTGAAGCGCGGTGAGGCGCATTGTGCAGGTACGCACCTTTTGGATGAGGAAACCGGTACGTATAACGTGCCTTATATTGAGAGGCTTCTGCCGGGGCGGGAAGTAGTCCTGGTAAACCTGGCGCACCGGGAGCAGGGTCTGATCGTGGCCGCCGGCAACCCCAAGGGTATTCAGGGACTGGCAGACCTCACCCGGCCGGATATAACCTATGTCAACCGCCAGCGTGGCGCCGGCACCAGGGTCCTGTTGGATTACCTGTTAAGGAAAGCCGGTATC
This genomic interval from Pelotomaculum schinkii contains the following:
- the mobB gene encoding molybdopterin-guanine dinucleotide biosynthesis protein B, whose amino-acid sequence is MERTVPVIGLAGYSGSGKTTFLEKLIAALKGRGYRVGVIKHTSHPVEFDRPGKDTWRHARAGADVVALASPDNVAVVRKFQAAPGPEDVLPLVDGVDLIIIEGFKKGSWPKIEIIRDGVPERPVIPAEELLAVVGGPAPVEGVPFYGLEDAAAVADLIERQYLKKSCHV
- a CDS encoding molybdopterin biosynthesis protein, which codes for MKRKVYLDDLPWEEALENYLTYLERIGALHPGRPESIDVEEALGRVTAAPVYARISSPHYHASAVDGMAVQSADTYGASETTPKHLKVGAEAVLVDTGDPLPAGCDAVIMIEDVHYVQPDVIEIIQAAHPWQHVRMVGEDVVATEMILPANQLIRPVDIGAALAGGILKIYVHPKPKVAILPTGTELVQPGTELKPGDIIEYNSRLLGAMVKQWGAVPMRREITVDNFKSLQEVVASAVDGADIVLINAGSSAGSEDFTADVISSLGKVLVHGVATRPGKPVILGEAHGTPVVGVPGYPVSAYLGLDLFVKPLICRKLGVVPAQRSTIEAIISKKMVSPLGVEEFVRVKLGQVGERVIATPISRGAGVLMSLVRADGMIRLPRLSEGYKAGEKVPVELFRTPEEIRETSVIIGSHDIALDVLANYLRQKYPAATLSSAHVGSLGGLTALKRGEAHCAGTHLLDEETGTYNVPYIERLLPGREVVLVNLAHREQGLIVAAGNPKGIQGLADLTRPDITYVNRQRGAGTRVLLDYLLRKAGIEPDLIQGYELEEYTHMSVAAAVKSGSVDAGLGIRAAAQALELDFIAIEEERYDLCIPAEFWETPHIQRMLAVMAEPSFQEEVRNLGGYDLRDCGRVMWRSKAIQG
- a CDS encoding MOSC domain-containing protein, with the protein product MGIIKAVCASAEKGMRKKDVGEGLLVQEHGLQDDAHAGPWRRQVSLLAMESIDKMKALGLDVGPGDFAENLTTEGIDLVHLPIGTRLRIGAEAIGEVTQIGKECHNRCAIYYQAGDCVMPKEGIFIRVLNGGTVKNGDTIEVIS
- the moaA gene encoding GTP 3',8-cyclase MoaA, which produces MRDTYQRDINYLRVSVTDRCNLRCVYCMPAEGVKALPHDEILRLEEIETIVRAASLIGVKKIRLTGGEPLVRLGLESLIQRISNIPGIDDLTLTTNALLLPGHASSLKEAGVKRVNISLDTLRTERYREITRGGDLATAWEGINAALDAGMHPVKINTVVMRGFNDDEVVAMARLTLNRPIHVRFIEVMPIGSSNSWTNGRFVPTEEIIAQISSKLGPLLPAKMSSGSGPAKYYQLKGAEGTIGFIASMSEHFCQSCNRLRLTANGALRPCLYDSREVDLKTPLRAGADLKELADLFMDAVALKPDRHHMLEGWRDKSRVMSQIGG
- a CDS encoding HesA/MoeB/ThiF family protein; this encodes MQTRSLTAEQHELYKRNILLTGVGVAGQEKLLNSGVLLVGAGGLGSPVAFYLAAAGVGRMGLIDADTVGLSNLQRQILHAVPDLGRPKVVSAGEKLHALNPDLILDLHQELFDVRTAADLVPNYDIVIDCTDNFHARYVINEACLKANKPFVYGGVLAWAGQMFTVLPGRGPCFRCIFRDDPPADAPSTSELGILGAVPGVIGVLQASEAIRYILGIGELLVGRMLIYDALSASFCEVALERDSECPSCGSMNCD
- a CDS encoding molybdopterin molybdotransferase MoeA — encoded protein: MAELFNALTVHKARAALALHLPPAKPGVKLALLESLDRRLAQEVRASEDVPGFDRSTVDGYAVRARDTYGATEGMPSYVDIAGEVTMGREPKGGVRTGQAWRIATGGMLPAGADAVVMVEYTEELDARTIGVTRPVAPGENVVRRGEDIGAGEIALPAGHRIRPQDLGMLAAVGITQVEVVPPLKVGIISTGDELVGPADTPGPGQVRDINSYALYGAVHNCGGEPRLYGMVRDIYEELKITLEQALQENDLVLLSGGSSVGARDVAARVIDAMGEPGVLFHGISVKPGKPTVGAVVNGKPVFGLPGHPASAMVIFELMVAPLLRTGGYHFDGEDHPLDFPLRAVITRNLHSAAGREDYIRVKLSSRDGQFYADPILGKSGLIGTMVKADGLARIPFGKEGVEAGELVEVKLF